The Bacteroidales bacterium genome has a window encoding:
- a CDS encoding nitrilase-related carbon-nitrogen hydrolase, producing MKKELYSRRSFLQKSALSSGMVAFGSTGILNHADAPPKLPREVWIAALSQMDLRTDSPEAMLDEMLNITLLSLAFQPDIICLPETFAFVNTSAILNMKQKLEYSDKALAAFSSVAAKNECYVICPVFTSDANKVFNAAVVFDRKGNKTGEYRKMHLTVDEIESGLTPGPLDAPVFEADFGKFGIQICYDIYYNDGWQKLADKGAEIVFWPSAFAAGSRVKMKALENQYAVVSSTRKNTSMICDIRGEVIETTGLWEKNLCCAALNLEKVLIDSWPHVEHFHEIMEKYGRKIRISTLHEEQFTVIESLDPDIRVKDILKEFGIRSYREQVKEAEIAQIKAR from the coding sequence TGCAGAAATCTGCTTTGTCTTCAGGAATGGTGGCTTTTGGATCAACCGGAATATTGAATCATGCTGATGCGCCACCCAAACTTCCGCGTGAGGTTTGGATTGCTGCTCTTAGCCAGATGGACCTGCGCACAGACAGCCCTGAAGCCATGCTGGATGAAATGTTGAATATTACCCTACTGTCACTTGCGTTTCAACCAGATATAATCTGCCTTCCCGAAACGTTTGCCTTTGTGAATACTTCAGCCATTCTGAATATGAAGCAGAAGCTGGAATATTCCGATAAGGCACTTGCTGCTTTTTCATCCGTTGCGGCAAAAAACGAGTGTTATGTGATTTGTCCCGTTTTCACCTCAGATGCGAATAAAGTATTTAATGCTGCTGTTGTTTTTGACAGGAAAGGCAATAAAACAGGCGAATACCGTAAAATGCATCTCACTGTTGATGAAATAGAATCAGGACTTACTCCGGGGCCCCTTGATGCGCCTGTTTTTGAGGCCGACTTTGGAAAATTCGGCATCCAGATTTGCTATGATATTTATTATAATGATGGATGGCAAAAGCTGGCTGACAAGGGTGCAGAAATTGTTTTCTGGCCATCCGCGTTTGCAGCGGGTAGCCGCGTTAAAATGAAAGCCCTTGAAAACCAGTACGCCGTAGTGAGCAGCACCCGTAAGAATACTTCAATGATCTGCGATATCCGGGGCGAAGTGATTGAAACAACTGGATTATGGGAGAAAAATTTGTGTTGTGCTGCCTTAAACCTTGAAAAAGTATTGATTGACTCCTGGCCGCATGTGGAACATTTTCATGAAATCATGGAGAAATACGGCCGCAAAATAAGAATATCGACACTTCACGAAGAGCAGTTCACCGTTATCGAAAGCCTTGATCCGGATATCCGTGTAAAGGATATCCTGAAGGAATTCGGTATCAGAAGTTACCGCGAACAAGTGAAGGAAGCGGAAATCGCACAGATTAAAGCAAGGTGA
- a CDS encoding alpha/beta hydrolase-fold protein — translation MKHPVMLFSIAAMLVGAPCSAQIKPVEDFKPSSVNQPGKEYPQVNSEGCVRVQITAPDAKLVQLDIGAVKYDLKKDENGVWTGESAPQDEGFHYYQLNIDGASVPDPSSLYYYGASRWGSGIEVPAKDQDFYALKDVPHGQVREQIYFSKINKTMRRCFIYTPPDYEKNQQQRYPVLYLQHGGGEDETGWSSQGRAGLIMDNLIAEGKAKPFIIVMDNGSWRMPEGTKPPKPGERPAGKWPPDGWADGFMKTLLEEIIPMIDGNFRTMADPQHRAMAGLSMGGMQTKVITLAHPEIFAYMGMFSGGSISNEDLAGAPAFKEKMRLVFISFGGRELENPRMGFGGDPKVNTQNIKDAGMNAVFYVSPQTAHEWQSWRRSLYQFAPLLFKE, via the coding sequence ATGAAACACCCTGTTATGCTGTTTTCCATTGCAGCTATGCTGGTTGGAGCACCGTGCTCTGCCCAGATAAAACCAGTCGAAGATTTTAAACCTTCTTCGGTAAACCAACCCGGTAAAGAATATCCCCAGGTAAACTCAGAAGGATGTGTAAGAGTTCAAATTACAGCACCTGATGCTAAATTGGTCCAGCTGGATATAGGAGCGGTAAAGTATGATTTGAAAAAGGATGAAAACGGCGTATGGACAGGTGAATCGGCCCCGCAGGACGAAGGTTTTCATTACTACCAGCTGAATATTGACGGGGCTTCTGTCCCTGATCCGTCGAGTCTTTATTATTATGGAGCCAGCAGATGGGGAAGCGGTATCGAAGTTCCTGCCAAGGACCAGGATTTTTATGCATTGAAAGATGTCCCGCACGGCCAGGTAAGAGAACAGATTTATTTCTCAAAGATCAATAAGACAATGCGCCGGTGTTTTATTTACACACCGCCCGATTATGAGAAAAACCAGCAGCAACGATACCCGGTTCTCTATCTTCAGCATGGTGGCGGTGAGGATGAAACCGGATGGTCATCACAGGGCAGGGCCGGACTAATCATGGATAACCTGATTGCAGAAGGCAAAGCCAAACCGTTTATCATAGTAATGGATAACGGCAGCTGGCGTATGCCGGAAGGAACAAAACCTCCGAAGCCGGGTGAGCGTCCTGCCGGAAAATGGCCGCCTGATGGTTGGGCTGATGGTTTCATGAAGACTCTTCTCGAAGAGATTATACCGATGATTGATGGCAATTTCAGAACTATGGCCGATCCACAGCACAGGGCTATGGCCGGGTTGTCAATGGGAGGAATGCAGACAAAGGTCATTACACTGGCTCATCCGGAGATTTTTGCCTATATGGGAATGTTTAGCGGGGGAAGTATCAGTAATGAAGATTTAGCCGGTGCACCTGCATTTAAGGAGAAAATGAGGCTTGTATTTATAAGCTTCGGAGGTCGCGAGCTTGAAAATCCAAGAATGGGTTTTGGTGGTGATCCTAAAGTAAACACACAGAATATTAAAGATGCCGGTATGAATGCCGTATTTTATGTTTCTCCGCAGACTGCTCATGAATGGCAGAGCTGGAGAAGAAGCCTGTACCAGTTTGCGCCGTTGCTTTTTAAGGAATGA
- a CDS encoding VOC family protein has protein sequence MKKLLLICFVVFSALNLLGQIERPPVWGIARMTFLASDFNMARNYYGRFLGFREAFTYDSPSGKVLCFRINDRQFLEFVEDPQTSAKNRLVFVSLETDVVKMLDYLRSKGIEVPANLSDDGAGNQVFSIHDHSGNRIEFITYSDKGLHTRLRGLPVSDSAISQRIHHVGLYSKEIRDDDPLYAQILNFPVILRYPEDKKLSPTLIYFSTGDGTESIEEYAPNDENFSHPCFVVQDMQRTLDILRSRKPGQPLARPAIGKGRRWILNLQNPDGTKVEFTEPFTVK, from the coding sequence ATGAAAAAGCTTTTATTGATATGCTTTGTTGTATTTTCAGCACTGAACCTGTTGGGCCAGATTGAAAGGCCTCCTGTATGGGGAATAGCCAGGATGACTTTTCTTGCAAGTGATTTTAATATGGCCCGCAATTATTACGGCAGGTTCCTGGGTTTCCGGGAAGCATTTACGTATGATTCCCCTTCAGGAAAAGTGCTTTGTTTCCGTATTAACGACAGGCAGTTTCTTGAATTTGTGGAAGATCCGCAAACCTCCGCTAAAAACCGGCTGGTTTTTGTTTCACTTGAGACGGATGTCGTAAAAATGCTTGATTATCTCAGGTCAAAGGGAATTGAAGTACCGGCCAATCTTTCTGATGACGGTGCCGGAAACCAGGTATTCAGTATCCATGATCATTCAGGTAACCGGATTGAATTTATTACCTATTCCGATAAAGGCCTTCATACCCGGCTTAGAGGACTACCGGTTTCAGATTCCGCCATTTCACAACGAATTCATCATGTGGGTCTTTATTCAAAAGAAATCAGGGATGACGATCCTTTATATGCACAGATCCTGAATTTTCCTGTCATTCTGCGGTATCCTGAAGATAAAAAGTTAAGTCCGACCCTCATCTACTTTTCAACCGGTGACGGCACCGAAAGCATTGAAGAATATGCTCCGAACGATGAAAACTTCAGTCATCCCTGTTTTGTTGTTCAGGATATGCAAAGAACGCTTGACATATTGCGATCACGGAAACCGGGTCAGCCGCTTGCCCGACCGGCAATAGGCAAGGGGAGGCGATGGATCCTGAACTTACAGAATCCGGACGGAACAAAAGTGGAGTTTACAGAACCTTTTACTGTTAAATAA
- a CDS encoding aldo/keto reductase: MEDFSKNSRRRFLKGAVGVVGLVAAGNSMKAIENLETFQIVSGYDSKGLPTAILGKTGVRIPRIALGMGSRFCNIEKTDDAVALLNYALDNGLYYWDTAHIYENTSLGVVSEERLGMVVKDRRNEIFLSTKVTSRDPDEAMKQIEVSLKRLKTDHLDILKIHDIQQKDLDSIFRKGNLVDIVQRMKEQKVTRFIGFSGHSEATAMKAMAESGIFDTMLIAMNHWNGNTEKRQESAIPAAKSKGMGVMMMKVVRPRENNKALKPEDLIRYALSIEGPDGIVLGTDSMEVLKSNLTLLRNFKPLDENKMKELAMGLSDYYNHRNLPWMQQGYHDGLWI, translated from the coding sequence ATGGAAGATTTTAGCAAGAATTCAAGAAGAAGATTTCTAAAAGGCGCTGTCGGCGTTGTGGGGCTTGTAGCCGCAGGCAATTCGATGAAAGCCATTGAAAACCTGGAGACTTTTCAAATCGTTTCGGGTTATGATTCAAAGGGTCTTCCCACTGCCATACTGGGCAAGACCGGTGTCCGGATTCCGCGTATTGCCCTGGGCATGGGTAGCCGTTTCTGCAATATTGAAAAAACCGACGATGCGGTTGCCCTGCTGAATTATGCACTCGACAATGGTTTGTACTATTGGGATACCGCACATATATATGAAAACACTTCGCTGGGAGTGGTGAGCGAAGAGCGATTGGGAATGGTGGTGAAGGACAGACGCAACGAGATCTTTCTTTCAACAAAAGTCACAAGCCGTGATCCGGATGAGGCCATGAAACAAATCGAGGTAAGCCTTAAAAGACTGAAAACGGATCATCTTGATATTCTGAAAATCCATGATATCCAACAGAAAGACCTGGATTCGATTTTCAGGAAAGGCAACCTGGTTGATATCGTACAAAGAATGAAAGAGCAAAAGGTCACCCGGTTTATTGGCTTTTCAGGTCATTCTGAAGCCACGGCAATGAAGGCCATGGCAGAATCCGGTATTTTTGATACTATGCTTATAGCCATGAACCACTGGAACGGTAATACTGAGAAACGCCAGGAAAGCGCTATACCGGCCGCCAAATCCAAAGGAATGGGTGTAATGATGATGAAGGTGGTCAGGCCCCGTGAAAATAATAAAGCGCTTAAACCGGAAGACCTCATACGGTATGCCCTTTCAATTGAGGGACCGGACGGGATCGTTCTGGGAACCGACAGCATGGAGGTGCTTAAATCAAATCTCACTTTGCTAAGAAATTTTAAGCCGCTGGATGAAAACAAAATGAAAGAGCTGGCTATGGGATTGTCTGATTACTACAATCATAGAAACTTACCCTGGATGCAACAGGGATACCACGACGGACTTTGGATTTAA
- a CDS encoding GNAT family N-acetyltransferase produces MTLSELTEKFPGIRLSRLTQDHNIKPFDCGEKDLNDFLFNDAKQLQSNLLWVTYVFETDNFTIAYFAVANDLLNINVNDHRDFKHELRSRYRGHRFLYKLFEQTSFPAVKLGRFGVTEKYHRQGIGSFLLDFIKYFFINNNKTGCAFITVDALNKCDAISFYEKNGFEILTNTDLTDPTRTMYYCLMLRSIG; encoded by the coding sequence GTGACTCTTTCTGAACTTACTGAAAAATTTCCTGGTATAAGGCTTAGTCGCCTAACCCAGGACCACAACATTAAACCATTTGATTGCGGAGAAAAGGATTTAAATGATTTTCTTTTCAATGATGCAAAACAACTTCAAAGCAATCTTCTATGGGTAACATATGTATTCGAAACTGATAATTTTACTATTGCCTATTTTGCAGTTGCCAATGATTTGCTGAATATCAATGTAAACGATCATAGAGATTTTAAACATGAACTGAGAAGTAGATACAGAGGGCACCGATTTTTATATAAACTTTTTGAACAAACTAGTTTTCCTGCAGTAAAACTCGGCCGATTTGGTGTAACTGAAAAATATCATAGGCAAGGCATTGGGTCATTTCTCCTCGATTTTATCAAATATTTTTTCATTAACAATAATAAAACCGGTTGTGCATTTATTACTGTTGATGCATTGAATAAGTGTGATGCCATTAGCTTTTATGAAAAAAATGGATTTGAAATTCTCACAAACACAGATCTTACAGATCCAACTCGCACTATGTATTATTGTTTAATGCTGCGTTCAATTGGTTAA
- a CDS encoding family 43 glycosylhydrolase has product MKNNFTGTLFIALLLYAGTDFLKAQSSKPETFCNPINIDYGYTPIPDFSTWGRHRATADPVIVNYKGDYYLFSTNQWGYWWSSDMSDWHFISRRFLRPWNKVFDELCAPAVGIIGDTMIVMGSTYSRDFTVWMSTDPKNDNWKPLVERFEIGGWDPDFFTDDDGRLYMYNGSSNRYPLYGIELERKTLDPIGTRAEMYLLEPERYGWQRFGEHMDNTFLDGFMEGAWMTRHNNKYYLQYGAPGTEISGYGDGVVVGTAPLGPFSPQSDPFSLKLGGFARGAGHGSTYQDNSGNYWHISTIKISVKNNFERRLGIWPAGFDKDDVIWCNTSFGDYPEYLPEAAKKYGVWRPQWYLLNYKKPVEVSSAYGGFHANNVNDEDIETYWSASSSNNNEWLISDLGALSTVNAIQINYADQDVDSSHLGKINGGEQYHQYRILYSTDHKKWNLLVDKSKNKTDVPHDYIELAKPVEARYLKMENLHMPSGKFAISGFRVFGNGHVEKPNAVKEFMVLRTEKDKRSAWIRWNPVSTAFAYNIYYGTAPDKLYNCIMVHDVNQYWFSGMDRTKTYYYAIESINENGVSEKFPVLKVE; this is encoded by the coding sequence ATGAAAAATAATTTTACAGGAACACTCTTTATAGCCCTGCTGCTTTATGCAGGAACCGATTTTCTGAAGGCACAATCATCAAAACCGGAAACTTTCTGTAATCCCATAAACATTGATTACGGTTACACCCCAATCCCTGATTTCAGCACATGGGGCCGGCACAGGGCCACCGCTGATCCGGTAATCGTTAATTACAAGGGCGATTATTATTTGTTCAGTACCAACCAGTGGGGATATTGGTGGAGCAGTGATATGAGCGACTGGCATTTTATTTCGCGCAGGTTCCTCAGGCCGTGGAATAAGGTATTTGATGAATTGTGTGCACCTGCAGTGGGCATAATCGGGGATACAATGATCGTTATGGGATCAACCTATTCAAGGGACTTCACAGTATGGATGAGCACCGATCCGAAGAATGACAACTGGAAACCACTGGTTGAGCGGTTTGAGATCGGGGGATGGGACCCTGATTTCTTTACCGACGATGACGGAAGGCTTTATATGTATAACGGCAGCAGTAACCGGTACCCGCTTTACGGGATTGAACTGGAAAGGAAGACGCTTGATCCCATAGGGACTAGGGCTGAAATGTATTTGCTCGAACCTGAACGATACGGCTGGCAGCGGTTTGGCGAGCACATGGATAATACCTTCCTCGACGGATTCATGGAAGGAGCCTGGATGACGCGTCACAACAACAAGTATTACCTTCAGTATGGTGCACCGGGTACTGAAATCAGCGGGTATGGCGATGGTGTGGTTGTGGGCACAGCACCGCTTGGTCCCTTTTCGCCTCAAAGTGATCCTTTCAGCTTAAAGCTCGGGGGATTTGCGAGGGGAGCCGGTCATGGAAGTACCTACCAGGATAATTCAGGAAATTACTGGCATATCAGCACAATTAAAATCAGTGTGAAGAATAATTTCGAAAGGAGGCTTGGAATATGGCCAGCCGGGTTTGATAAGGATGACGTGATCTGGTGCAATACATCTTTCGGCGATTACCCGGAATACCTGCCCGAAGCGGCAAAAAAGTACGGTGTGTGGAGGCCGCAATGGTATTTGCTGAATTACAAAAAGCCTGTTGAAGTTTCATCCGCCTATGGCGGATTCCATGCCAACAATGTGAATGATGAAGATATTGAAACGTACTGGAGCGCTTCATCATCAAACAATAACGAATGGCTGATCAGCGACCTGGGAGCGCTGAGCACTGTGAACGCCATACAAATCAATTATGCCGACCAGGATGTGGACAGTAGTCACCTCGGTAAAATCAATGGTGGTGAACAATATCATCAGTACAGGATATTGTATTCAACCGATCATAAAAAGTGGAACCTGCTGGTGGATAAAAGCAAAAACAAAACCGATGTGCCGCATGACTATATTGAACTGGCAAAACCTGTAGAAGCCCGTTATCTTAAAATGGAAAACCTTCATATGCCTTCAGGTAAGTTTGCTATAAGCGGTTTCAGGGTTTTCGGGAATGGCCATGTCGAAAAGCCGAATGCGGTAAAGGAATTCATGGTACTTCGAACCGAAAAAGACAAGAGAAGCGCCTGGATACGCTGGAACCCGGTATCAACGGCTTTCGCATATAACATTTACTATGGAACCGCACCGGATAAGCTATACAACTGCATCATGGTTCATGATGTCAACCAATACTGGTTCAGTGGAATGGACAGGACGAAAACGTATTATTACGCAATTGAAAGTATTAATGAGAATGGTGTGTCAGAAAAATTTCCTGTGCTCAAAGTTGAATGA
- a CDS encoding alpha/beta hydrolase-fold protein, whose translation MRNKCISITCSMILLFGSTWCSGQQANVNLDYNPQKDREGLVPFSAPLNSPDVHDDHTVTFRVKAPLASEVKLTGVALLTALGKGNEPVLFVKGADGIWTLTVGPLEPDMYAYHIMIDGADVADPGNTVASFTAMPPYSELVVHGDGPAYYDARNVPHGNVTRHIYHSDVTNGERELYVYTPPGYDPGKKYPVLYLLGGSGELPSNWIYDGRVNLIMDNLLAEGKAVPMLIVVPNNQVIHRNNPKHTELTFDIFEKEMRNHVIPLVESSYNVQKDPKGRAISGLSMGGRHAMFVGFRSLDLFSSFGILSAGDVNAETSLAAFLNDRDVNKKVSFLFVGQGTEEAKGPMGERCVALDKALTNHNIKHEYYVGGHGGHDWATWRHLLYYRFLPGLWR comes from the coding sequence ATGAGGAATAAGTGTATAAGCATCACCTGCAGTATGATCCTGCTTTTTGGGTCAACTTGGTGTTCAGGCCAGCAGGCCAATGTAAATCTTGATTATAATCCGCAGAAGGACAGGGAAGGACTTGTGCCTTTCAGTGCACCGCTGAATTCACCGGATGTTCATGATGACCATACGGTGACTTTTCGGGTTAAAGCTCCATTGGCCAGTGAGGTAAAACTTACCGGGGTGGCCCTGCTTACCGCCCTGGGGAAGGGCAATGAACCAGTTCTTTTTGTCAAAGGTGCAGATGGAATATGGACACTGACCGTGGGCCCGCTTGAACCCGATATGTATGCCTATCACATCATGATTGACGGTGCTGATGTGGCTGATCCGGGCAATACAGTGGCAAGTTTCACTGCCATGCCACCTTACAGTGAACTGGTGGTACATGGTGACGGTCCGGCTTATTACGATGCCCGGAATGTTCCTCATGGCAATGTCACGCGGCATATTTATCATTCCGATGTAACCAACGGGGAGCGGGAGCTCTATGTGTATACACCACCCGGATATGACCCGGGTAAAAAATACCCGGTGCTTTACCTTCTGGGCGGTAGCGGTGAATTGCCGTCAAACTGGATTTATGACGGCCGGGTAAACCTGATCATGGATAACCTGCTCGCTGAAGGAAAAGCAGTTCCCATGCTGATCGTTGTGCCCAACAACCAGGTTATTCACCGTAATAACCCGAAACATACGGAGCTTACCTTCGACATTTTTGAAAAAGAAATGAGGAACCATGTTATTCCTCTGGTAGAAAGTTCTTACAACGTACAGAAAGATCCTAAAGGCAGGGCTATTTCCGGTCTTTCTATGGGCGGTCGCCACGCTATGTTTGTCGGTTTCCGGTCGCTCGACCTTTTTTCTTCCTTTGGCATATTAAGTGCCGGTGATGTGAATGCAGAGACCTCGCTGGCTGCCTTTCTGAATGATCGGGATGTGAATAAAAAAGTTTCGTTTTTGTTCGTGGGCCAGGGCACGGAAGAGGCCAAAGGGCCGATGGGTGAGCGCTGTGTTGCATTAGATAAAGCTCTTACCAATCATAACATAAAACATGAATATTATGTAGGCGGTCATGGCGGTCACGACTGGGCAACCTGGAGACATTTGCTGTATTACCGGTTTTTACCGGGGTTGTGGAGATAG
- a CDS encoding ATP-dependent 6-phosphofructokinase: MHSMIHEDLEVKDLGKRTIKSPLRPSIYPEDELSFGFIEKADRVLFDATLENYKRCRETGATPFSFEMAGPHKHLFFDPAKTKAAIVTCGGLCPGLNNVIRGIVNELHYRYNVKRIIGIKYGYEGFISKYNHPVIDLTPQVVENIHLFGGTILGSSRGEQNTGLIVDKLTELGVDILFCIGGDGTLRGAHAIYEEISRRNLKISVAGIPKTIDNDINLIEKSFGFETAFTIANDIIRNAHNEAIGNYNGIAIVKLMGRDTGFIAAYAALSIQDVNFVLVPEMTFDLHGSKGFLNVLRERLEKRHHALIVVAEGAGQHFFESETIEKDASGNLKKKDIGLYLKQMISDEFTGNFPFTLKYIDPSYIIRSAPANANDGKFCGLLARNAVHAAMAGKTDFVTGHWNNQFTLLPIPVAVAKRKNIDIKGELWWNILETTGQPASMVN, translated from the coding sequence ATGCATTCCATGATTCATGAAGATTTAGAAGTGAAAGATTTGGGTAAGAGAACGATAAAATCACCCTTGAGGCCTTCAATTTATCCTGAAGATGAATTGTCATTTGGATTTATTGAAAAGGCCGACAGGGTATTGTTCGATGCTACTCTTGAAAATTATAAGCGTTGCCGGGAAACCGGCGCAACTCCATTTTCATTTGAAATGGCCGGGCCACACAAGCATCTGTTTTTTGATCCCGCCAAAACCAAAGCTGCAATCGTAACATGCGGTGGATTGTGTCCCGGTTTGAACAATGTAATCCGGGGAATTGTAAATGAGCTCCATTACAGATATAATGTTAAGCGGATTATTGGGATAAAATATGGCTATGAAGGCTTTATTTCAAAATATAACCATCCAGTTATAGATCTTACTCCCCAGGTTGTTGAAAACATACACCTTTTTGGAGGAACAATCCTCGGGTCCTCACGGGGAGAACAGAACACCGGCCTGATAGTTGATAAACTCACTGAACTTGGTGTGGATATATTGTTTTGTATAGGAGGAGATGGAACTTTACGCGGTGCACATGCCATTTATGAAGAAATATCGCGTCGTAACCTGAAAATATCAGTTGCAGGAATTCCAAAAACTATTGACAATGATATTAACCTGATCGAAAAATCATTTGGGTTTGAAACAGCATTTACAATTGCGAACGACATCATTCGTAATGCACATAACGAAGCAATTGGCAATTACAATGGTATTGCGATAGTAAAATTAATGGGTCGCGACACAGGATTTATTGCTGCTTATGCCGCTCTTTCAATTCAGGATGTAAATTTTGTTCTTGTTCCGGAGATGACCTTTGATTTACACGGTTCAAAAGGATTTTTAAATGTATTGCGCGAACGCCTCGAAAAGCGCCACCATGCCCTTATAGTAGTTGCAGAAGGAGCCGGTCAGCATTTTTTCGAAAGCGAAACTATTGAAAAGGACGCATCAGGAAACTTAAAAAAGAAAGACATTGGATTGTACCTGAAGCAAATGATATCGGATGAATTTACCGGTAATTTTCCTTTTACACTCAAATACATTGATCCAAGTTATATAATTCGCAGCGCACCGGCAAATGCGAATGACGGCAAATTTTGTGGTCTTCTCGCCCGGAATGCTGTCCATGCAGCTATGGCTGGCAAAACTGATTTTGTCACAGGACACTGGAATAACCAGTTTACTCTACTGCCTATACCAGTGGCTGTTGCTAAAAGAAAGAATATTGATATTAAAGGTGAATTGTGGTGGAATATTCTTGAAACTACCGGACAGCCAGCTTCGATGGTAAATTAG
- a CDS encoding class I SAM-dependent methyltransferase, which produces MDNFNISIKRFDEFASEYAVRFMNIDSYREHFDKFCELIFISQPDILELACGPGNVTRYLKEKFPGAKIIALDLAPRMLELARQTVTGVDFRLMDVRDIKSLNLTFDAIMCSFCLPFLSKTDTQKLISDCSAVLNKNGVLYLSTMEGDESRAGFESTSFTGDSKIYFNYHMQHDLEKALADSGFNVEYIVRQNYIEPKGTILIDIILVAKKI; this is translated from the coding sequence ATGGACAATTTCAATATTTCAATTAAAAGGTTTGACGAATTCGCATCAGAATACGCGGTGCGGTTTATGAATATCGATTCGTACAGGGAACATTTCGATAAATTCTGTGAGCTGATTTTTATCAGTCAACCGGATATCCTTGAATTAGCCTGCGGACCGGGGAACGTGACGCGGTATCTGAAAGAAAAATTCCCCGGTGCAAAAATCATCGCGTTGGATTTGGCCCCGCGAATGCTTGAATTAGCCCGTCAGACAGTAACCGGTGTAGATTTCAGGCTGATGGATGTCCGTGATATAAAATCATTGAATCTGACATTCGATGCGATCATGTGCTCTTTTTGCCTACCGTTTTTGTCGAAAACCGACACGCAAAAACTCATTTCCGATTGTTCGGCTGTATTAAATAAAAACGGGGTACTTTACTTAAGTACAATGGAAGGCGATGAATCCAGGGCGGGCTTTGAATCAACCAGCTTTACAGGCGATTCGAAAATATACTTCAATTATCACATGCAGCATGACCTGGAAAAGGCTCTTGCTGACAGTGGATTCAATGTTGAATATATTGTTCGTCAGAATTACATAGAACCCAAAGGCACTATTCTGATTGATATAATCCTTGTAGCCAAGAAAATTTGA